From a single Drosophila sulfurigaster albostrigata strain 15112-1811.04 chromosome 3, ASM2355843v2, whole genome shotgun sequence genomic region:
- the LOC133843087 gene encoding angiopoietin-related protein 7-like isoform X1 produces MGRKIIKSVLLLILHEILFVATAAAEKPCQLSNILSGSNIDGILQPILDCLHSGNDLELSKMHEDHIKELNVNNFMEYQEIEKIHEKVMEKAIELDEYRNKILKGGNDLQVCQIEVDKLESEINVQKTTIDRLKTNSKLFGEYDKCKDELIHKRNKLEYVKLKVGILNATLMNALTRKPNLQMQKITENHKTIQLELDDYQNKLRLKENDIRLCQENIGKLNMTTQKRQHTRIPTSCISFGDHPGVHQIEVLYYDVFDVLCDSHIAGPGWIVIQQRVGGNESFNRDWTTYGKGFGSFESDFFLGLEKIHRLTSSQDYELYVHLVFLNGTIKYAQYDNFKISNEDNSYALSSLGKFKGNVVDEMKNYVNSKFSTFDQDNDTEDVHNCAEHFKSGWWFTHCYYCNLNALYGKDLNWYPPYELKEARMMIRPRKVK; encoded by the exons ATGggtagaaaaataataaaatcagtTTTATTACTAATACTACACGAAATATTATTTGTGGCCACAGCTGCCGCAGAAAAG CCGTGTCAATTAAGTAATATACTTAGCGGATCAAATATTGATGGAATTCTGCAGCCAATACTAGACTGCTTACATTCTGGAAATGATTTAGAACTAAGCAAAATGCATGAAGATCACATAAAggaattaaatgttaataattttatggAATATcaggaaattgaaaaaattcatGAAAAAGTCATGGAGAAGGCAATTGAATTAGATGAGTACagaaacaaaatactaaaaggaGGCAACGATCTTCAAGTGTGCCAAATTGAAGTTGATAAATTAGAATCTGAGATCAATGTACAAAAAACTACTATTGACAGATTAAAAACCAATTCCAAACTTTTTGGGGAATATGATAAATGTAAAGATGAATTAATACATAAAAGAAATAAGTTAGAATATGTAAAGCTTAAAGTAGGCATTTTAAATGCTACTCTTATGAATGCATTAACTAGGAAACctaatttgcaaatgcaaaaaataactgaaaatcataaaacaattcaattggaattggaCGACTACCAAAATAAGTTACGATTGAAAGAAAACGATATTCGGTTGTGCCAAGAAAATAttggtaaattaaatatgacaaCTCAGAAGCGACAACACACACGTATTCCAACTAGTTGCATTTCTTTTGGAGACCATCCTGGTGTTCATCAAATAGAAGTTTTGTACTATGATGTCTTCGATGTTCTATGTGATAGTCATATAGCTGGGCCTGGATGGATTGTAATACAACAACGAGTTGGAGGAAATGAGAGTTTCAATAGGGATTGGACAACATATGGAAAAGGTTTCGGTTCGTTTGAGAGTGATTTTTTCCTGGGCTTAGAGAAGATCCATCGGTTGACAAGTTCGCAAGATTATGAGCTCTATGTGCATTTGGTTTTCCTAAATGGCACCATCAAATACGCACAATACGACAACTTTAAAATCTCGAATGAGGATAATAGTTACGCTCTAAGCAGCTTGGGCAAATTTAAGGGAAATGTTGTGGATGAGATGAAAAACTATGTGAATAGCAAATTCTCAACATTCGATCAAGACAACGATACCGAAGACGTCCACAATTGTGCAGAGCATTTTAAAAGTGGTTGGTGGTTCACgcattgttattattg taatttaaatgcattataTGGAAAAGACCTAAATTGGTATCCACCATACGAGCTTAAAGAAGCTAGGATGATGATTCGCCCCagaaaagtgaagtga
- the LOC133843087 gene encoding angiopoietin-related protein 7-like isoform X2, giving the protein MGRKIIKSVLLLILHEILFVATAAAEKPCQLSNILSGSNIDGILQPILDCLHSGNDLELSKMHEDHIKELNVNNFMEYQEIEKIHEKVMEKAIELDEYRNKILKGGNDLQVCQIEVDKLESEINVQKTTIDRLKTNSKLFGEYDKCKDELIHKRNKLEYVKLKVGILNATLMNALTRKPNLQMQKITENHKTIQLELDDYQNKLRLKENDIRLCQENIGKLNMTTQKRQHTRIPTSCISFGDHPGVHQIEVLYYDVFDVLCDSHIAGPGWIVIQQRVGGNESFNRDWTTYGKGFGSFESDFFLGLEKIHRLTSSQDYELYVHLVFLNGTIKYAQYDNFKISNEDNSYALSSLGKFKGNVVDEMKNYVNSKFSTFDQDNDTEDVHNCAEHFKSGWWFTHCYY; this is encoded by the exons ATGggtagaaaaataataaaatcagtTTTATTACTAATACTACACGAAATATTATTTGTGGCCACAGCTGCCGCAGAAAAG CCGTGTCAATTAAGTAATATACTTAGCGGATCAAATATTGATGGAATTCTGCAGCCAATACTAGACTGCTTACATTCTGGAAATGATTTAGAACTAAGCAAAATGCATGAAGATCACATAAAggaattaaatgttaataattttatggAATATcaggaaattgaaaaaattcatGAAAAAGTCATGGAGAAGGCAATTGAATTAGATGAGTACagaaacaaaatactaaaaggaGGCAACGATCTTCAAGTGTGCCAAATTGAAGTTGATAAATTAGAATCTGAGATCAATGTACAAAAAACTACTATTGACAGATTAAAAACCAATTCCAAACTTTTTGGGGAATATGATAAATGTAAAGATGAATTAATACATAAAAGAAATAAGTTAGAATATGTAAAGCTTAAAGTAGGCATTTTAAATGCTACTCTTATGAATGCATTAACTAGGAAACctaatttgcaaatgcaaaaaataactgaaaatcataaaacaattcaattggaattggaCGACTACCAAAATAAGTTACGATTGAAAGAAAACGATATTCGGTTGTGCCAAGAAAATAttggtaaattaaatatgacaaCTCAGAAGCGACAACACACACGTATTCCAACTAGTTGCATTTCTTTTGGAGACCATCCTGGTGTTCATCAAATAGAAGTTTTGTACTATGATGTCTTCGATGTTCTATGTGATAGTCATATAGCTGGGCCTGGATGGATTGTAATACAACAACGAGTTGGAGGAAATGAGAGTTTCAATAGGGATTGGACAACATATGGAAAAGGTTTCGGTTCGTTTGAGAGTGATTTTTTCCTGGGCTTAGAGAAGATCCATCGGTTGACAAGTTCGCAAGATTATGAGCTCTATGTGCATTTGGTTTTCCTAAATGGCACCATCAAATACGCACAATACGACAACTTTAAAATCTCGAATGAGGATAATAGTTACGCTCTAAGCAGCTTGGGCAAATTTAAGGGAAATGTTGTGGATGAGATGAAAAACTATGTGAATAGCAAATTCTCAACATTCGATCAAGACAACGATACCGAAGACGTCCACAATTGTGCAGAGCATTTTAAAAGTGGTTGGTGGTTCACgcattgttattattg A
- the LOC133842748 gene encoding fibrinogen-like protein 1 produces MGRQIILNAVLLLIVYEIFLLATATGEEPRQLTNKQIDEQCRSYADKIFKPILVYLEKSEIKEKKIIKLNSNLMEKYREIVRVHEKVMKEAFQLDEYKNKILKQQNYLQLCQNKVNESKTEIFHQTVIIEKLTPHMIFSENIVKCKDELEEKSNDLETLELQFNNINSSLNEHNKNTISSYEHFRNAIEMPTLELKLKENKAKLVEKEKEYQLCQAKVSELNATAKETSPSDCIPFGEHPGIHQIKVSGIGFIDVLCDSQAAGPGWIVIQQRIGGSESFNMDWANYRRGFGAFDEDFFLGLEKIYRLTNSRRYELYVHMVSADSKVYYAHYDEFKISDEDHGYALSSLGKFDGNAGDEFRFHEYMRFSTFDRDNDMNNRLNCADFYSSGWWYRNCYDCNLNAVYGPDLRWSTYSTRVLKEAKMLIRPKEETNK; encoded by the exons ATGGGAagacaaataatattaaacgcAGTTTTGTTACTAATAGTATACGAAATATTCTTGTTGGCTACAGCAACCGGAGAAGAG CCGCGTCAATtaaccaacaaacaaattgatgaACAGTGCCGATCTTATGCTGATAAAATCTTCAAGCCAATACTAGTTTATTTAGAAAAGAGCGAAATAAAGGAGAAaaagataattaaattaaattccaatcTTATGGAAAAGTATCGAGAAATTGTAAGAGTCCATGAAAAAGTAATGAAGGAGGCATTTCAGCTAgatgaatataaaaacaaaatattaaaacaacaaaattatctGCAATTGTGTCAGAACAAAGTTAATGAATCAAAAACCGAGATTTTTCACCAAACagtaataattgaaaaacttaCACCACATATGATATTTTCAGAGAATATTGTTAAATGCAAAGACGAATTAGAAGAAAAATCAAACGATTTGGAAACTTTAGaacttcaattcaataatataaattcgaGTCTTAATgagcataataaaaatacaatttcgtCATACGAACATTTtcgaaatgcaattgaaatgccaacattggagttgaaattaaaagagaataaagcaaaattagtagagaaagaaaaagaatatcaaTTATGTCAAGCAAAAGTTAGTGAATTAAATGCGACTGCAAAGGAAACGAGTCCCTCTGATTGCATTCCTTTTGGAGAGCATCCTGGTATTCATCAAATCAAAGTTTCTGGCATCGGTTTCATCGATGTTTTGTGTGATAGTCAGGCAGCTGGACCTGGATGGATCGTGATACAACAGCGAATCGGTGGAAGCGAGAGTTTCAACATGGATTGGGCAAACTACCGCAGAGGCTTCGGTGCTTTCGACGAGGATTTCTTTCTGGGCTTGGAGAAGATCTATCGTCTGACCAACTCTCGTCGCTATGAGCTATATGTGCATATGGTTAGTGCAGATAGCAAAGTATACTACGCTCATTACGATGAATTCAAAATATCTGATGAGGATCATGGTTACGCATTGAGCAGCCTTGGCAAATTTGATGGGAATGCTGGTGATGAGTTCAGATTCCATGAGTACATGCGCTTCTCAACATTCGATCGAGATAATGATATGAATAATCGTCTAAATTGTGCTGACTTTTACAGCAGTGGCTGGTGGTATCGCAATTGTTACGATTG taatttaaatgcagtttaTGGGCCAGATCTAAGGTGGTCGACGTATTCTACTCGTGTTCTCAAAGAAGCAAAGATGCTGATACGTCCCAAAGAAGAGACGAATAAGTAA
- the LOC133845023 gene encoding fibrinogen-like protein 1 isoform X2, producing MEEMCSIHNYKTVKPLLDYFRQVRNELEDKEIKENKLNELNSDLMEKYHEIVKIHEKFMKEAALLEEYKNEVIKGKNDLKSCQNKVDKLESDMNSQQNIIMRLKGELADKSTNLENCELQFKNLNSSFIEKDEKIKGFSENIQNITEHQKTIELQLEQSKIKLIKKDKDIELCQSEINTLNRTSENIREEKKRIELQLKDSQTKLIDKVKEKQLCQSEVDKLSPTSCIPFGDSDVHQLNVSGVGFFDVLCDSQLAGPGWIVIQQRVGGNEDFNRDWATYRKGFGAMDSDFFLGLEKIHRITSLQRHELYIHLVAVNGTVYFARYDDFKISDEDRGYKLSLGKFSGTINEDAMRYTENMKFSTFDRDNDFGGGNCAKVFGSGWWYNACFYCNLNAPYGPDLLWWMKTEIKIKEAKMLIRPKEAMKK from the coding sequence ATGGAAGAAATGTGTAGCATTCATAACTATAAAACTGTGAAACCTTTGCTCGATTATTTCAGACAGGTTAGAAATGAGTTAGAAGACAAAGAAATTAAggaaaataagttaaatgaaCTAAATTCGGATCTTATGGaaaaatatcatgaaattgtaaaaattcaTGAAAAATTCATGAAGGAGGCAGCGCTATTAGAGGAATATAAAAACGAAGTAATTAAAGGGAAAAACGATTTGAAATCGtgtcaaaataaagttgataaattAGAATCTGATATGAattcacaacaaaatattattatgagaTTAAAAGGAGAATTAGCTGATAAATCCACCAACTTAGAAAATTGCGAACTTCAATTCAAAAATCTTAATTCAAGCTTTattgaaaaagatgaaaaaataAAGGGATTTAGTgagaatattcaaaatataacagaacatcagaaaacaattgaattgcaattagagcagagtaaaattaaattaataaagaaagaTAAAGATATTGAGTTATGCCAATCTGAAATTAATACATTAAATCGGACATCAGAAAACATcagagaagaaaagaaaagaattgaaTTGCAACTAAAAGATAGTCAAACTAAGCTAATAGataaagtgaaagaaaaacagTTATGTCAATCTGAAGTTGATAAGTTAAGTCCCACTTCTTGCATCCCATTTGGAGATTCAGATGTTCATCAACTCAATGTTTCTGGCGTAGGTTTCTTCGATGTTTTATGCGATAGTCAGTTAGCTGGACCTGGATGGATTGTAATACAACAACGAGTTGGGGGAAATGAGGATTTCAATAGAGATTGGGCAACGTATCGCAAAGGTTTCGGTGCAATGGATAGTGACTTTTTCCTCGGATTAGAGAAAATACATCGTATCACGAGTTTGCAGCGTCACGaactttacatacatttggttGCTGTGAATGGGACTGTTTACTTCGCTCGTTATGACGACTTCAAAATATCTGATGAAGACAGAGGATATAAACTGAGTTTGGGTAAATTCAGTGGAACTATTAATGAGGATGCGATGAGATACACTGAAAACATGAAATTCTCAACATTCGATCGTGATAATGATTTTGGTGGTGGTAATTGCGCAAAAGTATTCGGAAGTGGCTGGTGGTACAACGCTTGTTTTTATtg
- the LOC133845031 gene encoding ficolin-1-A-like — translation MEYQEKIQLQLEESQSKLQKKDKNNEICNAEVDKLVRFVNASSCIPFAESPVIHKIQVSGVDFFDVLCDSQLAGPGWIVIQQQVGGKDRFNRDWATYRKGFGFIDSDFFLVLEKIYRLTNSRRHELYVHLVALNGTIYYARYDGFKISDENNGYALSLGGFMGNVSEAMRIIENLKFTTFDRYDDKRCADHYKGDWWYKSCYNCNLNAVYGTNFNWYLDVKVELKEAKMLIRPKE, via the exons ATGGAATATCAGGAAAAAATTCAGTTGCAATTGGAGGAGAGTCAAAGCAAGTTACAAAAGAAAGATaagaataatgaaatttgtaatgCAGAAGTTGATAAACTAGTAAGATTTGTGAACGCATCTAGTTGCATTCCGTTTGCAGAATCTCCTGTTATTCATAAGATACAAGTTTCTGGAGTTGATTTCTTTGATGTTTTATGCGATAGTCAGTTAGCTGGGCCCGGATGGATTGTTATACAACAGCAAGTTGGTGGAAAGGATAGATTCAATAGGGATTGGGCCACCTACCGCAAAGGCTTCGGTTTCATTGACAGCGATTTTTTCCTCGTTTTGGAGAAGATCTATCGTCTGACGAACTCTCGACGACACGAGCTTTATGTGCATTTGGTGGCACTTAATGGCACTATATACTATGCTCGTTACGACGGCTTTAAAATATCCGATGAAAATAATGGATACGCACTGAGTTTGGGTGGATTTATGGGAAATGTTTCTGAGGCGATGCGAATCATTGAAAATCTAAAATTCACAACATTCGATCGCTACGACGATAAAAGATGCGCGGATCATTACAAAGGTGACTGGTGGTACAAGAGCTGTTATAATtg TAACTTAAATGCTGTCTATGGAACAAACTTTAATTGGTATTTGGACGTCAAAGTTGAACTTAAAGAGGCTAAGATGCTCATTCGACCCAAGGAATAA
- the LOC133845025 gene encoding angiopoietin-related protein 7-like isoform X2 encodes MSRLIINAVLLLIVQEIYFVATATDQETCESDREMEKKCRIHNYKTVKPLLDYFRQVRNELEDKEIKENKLNELSSDLMKKYHEIVRIHEKFIKEAALLDEYKNKLLKGENDLQLCKNRVYKFESETNLQQNVIVKLKGEIAEKSTKLENCEIQYKNLNSSLFEKDENIKRLSENIQNNTEHQKTLEVQLEKSKTKLIKQDKDIQLCQSEIDTLNKTLLNTLIPTSCSPYGDSEVHPLNVSGIGFFDVLCDSQLAGPGWIVIQQRVGGNEDFNRDWATYRKGFGSYKSDFFMGLEKIHRITSLQRHELYIHLVAVNGSTYNARYDDFKISDEDSGYKLSLGKFSGTIIKDAMRYAKNTKFSTFDSENDTHLTYNCADYYKSGWWYKSCYNCNLNALYGPNLNWWGNDYITIKEAKMLIRPKEAIKK; translated from the exons ATGAGCAGATTAATAATCAACGCAGTTTTGTTACTGATAGTgcaggaaatatattttgtagccACAGCTACCGATCAAGAG ACGTGTGAATCCGAcagagaaatggaaaaaaagtgCCGGATTCATAATTACAAAACAGTGAAACCTTTACTTGACTATTTTAGACAGGTTAGAAATGAGTTAGAAGACAAAGAAAttaaggaaaataaattaaatgaattaagttCTGATCTTATGAAAAAGTATCATGAAATTGTGAGAATTCATGAAAAATTCATTAAGGAGGCAGCTCTGTTAGatgagtataaaaacaaactacTGAAAGGGGAAAACGATTTGCAATTATGTAAAAATAGAGTTTATAAGTTTGAATCTGAGActaatttacaacaaaatgtaattgtgaaattaaaaggAGAAATAGCTGAGAAGTCCactaaattagaaaattgcgAAATCCAATACAAAAATCTTAATTCTAGTTTAtttgaaaaagatgaaaatataaagagaTTAAGTgagaatattcaaaataatactgaGCATCAAAAAACACTTGAAGTGCAATTAGAGAAgagtaaaactaaattaataaaacaagaTAAAGATATTCAGTTATGCCAATCTGAAATTGATACATTGAATAAGACTTTACTCAATACTCTAATCCCAACAAGTTGCTCTCCTTATGGAGATTCAGAGGTTCATCCACTCAATGTTTCTGGGATAGGTTTCTTTGATGTTTTATGCGATAGTCAGTTAGCTGGACCTGGATGGATTGTAATACAACAACGAGTTGGGGGAAATGAGGATTTCAATAGGGATTGGGCAACGTATCGCAAAGGTTTCGGTTCTTATAAGAGTGATTTCTTCATGGGACTCGAGAAAATACATCGTATCACGAGTTTGCAACGTCACGaactttacatacatttggttGCTGTGAATGGAAGTACCTACAACGCTCGTTATGACGACTTCAAAATATCTGATGAAGACAGTGGATATAAACTGAGTTTGGGTAAATTCAGTGGAACTATTATTAAGGATGCGATGAGATACGCTAAAAACACGAAATTCTCAACATTCGATAGCGAGAACGATACGCATTTAACATACAACTGTGCGGATTATTACAAAAGTGGCTGGTGGTACAAGAGTTGTTATAATTG taatttaaatgcactCTATGGGCCAAACCTAAATTGGTGGGGAAATGactatattacaataaaagaAGCTAAGATGCTAATTCGCCCCAAAGAAGCGATCAAGAAGTGA